The proteins below are encoded in one region of Apium graveolens cultivar Ventura chromosome 4, ASM990537v1, whole genome shotgun sequence:
- the LOC141718419 gene encoding uncharacterized protein LOC141718419: MSNLTKLEFNALDVTGKNYLTWILDAEIYLSAMGLGDTIKEGNKTSEQDKAKAMIFLRHHLDESLKTEYLTIKDPSTLWKDLKERYDHQKTVILPKARYDWLHLRLQDYKSVSEYNSAMFKITSQLKLCGENITDKDMLEKTYSTFHANNMLLQQQYRERGFTKYSELISVLLLAEQNNELLLKNHQARPTGSTPFPEVNAVTNNEYRDNKSFGRGRGHGYGRGRGRARGHGFWRGRGRNQQNRPHFKRKPYYQKQKTNEEKPEGSTMVKKGESTCSRCGMKGHWRSTCRTSKHFADLYQASLKNVETNFTEQNDPLGIAHLEAHLGSDGQVDPSAFTHMEVGDFFEDVDVNIPKFGGDEPKNN; the protein is encoded by the coding sequence ATGTCGAATCTTACGAAACTTGAGTTTAACGCACTTGATGTCACTGGCAAAAATTATTTGACATGGATTCTTGATGCTGAAATCTATCTTAGTGCAATGGGTCTCGGTGACACCATAAAAGAGGGAAATAAGACCTCTGAACAAGACAAGGCAAAGGCCATGATATTTCTTCGCCATCACCTTGATGAAAGCTTGAAAACTGAATATCTGACTATTAAAGATCCATCAACTCTTTGGAAAGATCTCAAAGAAAGATATGATCACCAGAAAACGGTGATACTTCCTAAAGCTCGCTATGATTGGCTACACTTGCGATTGCAAGATTATAAAAGTGTGAGCGAGTATAACTCTGCCATGTTCAAAATTACATCTCAATTGAAATTATGTGGCGAGAATATCACCGATAAAGATATGTTGGAGAAAACATATTCCACTTTCCATGCCAATAATATGCTCTTGCAACAACAATATCGTGAACGTGGATTCACGAAATATTCTGAGCTTATTTCTGTGTTGCTTCTTGCTGAACAAAATAATGAACTTTTGCTGAAAAATCATCAAGCACGTCCCACTGGCTCAACACCATTCCCTGAAGTGAATGCGGTGACTAATAATGAATATAGAGATAATAAATCATTTGGACGTGGACGTGGGCATGGATATGGACGTGGACGTGGGCGTGCCCGTGGTCATGGATTTTGGCGTGGTCGAGGCCGAAATCAACAAAATCGCCCCCACTTTAAAAGGAAGCCTTACTATCAAaaacagaaaacaaatgaggaGAAACCCGAGGGAAGTACGATGGTTAAAAAGGGTGAAAGTACTTGTAGCCGTTGTGGAATGAAAGGTCATTGGAGAAGTACATGTCGTACCTCCAAGCACTTTGCTGACCTATATCAAGCATCTTTGAAAAATGTTGAAACTAATTTCACCGAACAGAATGATCCTTTGGGGATTGCTCATCTTGAAGCACATCTTGGAAGTGATGGCCAAGTTGATCCTTCGGCCTTTACTCACATGGAAGTTGGTGATTTCTTTGAAGATGTCGATGTGAATATACCTAAATTTGGTGGTGATGAGCCTAAGAATAATTAA